In one window of Pseudomonas putida DNA:
- a CDS encoding MdtB/MuxB family multidrug efflux RND transporter permease subunit, producing MNISRLFILRPVATTLSMLAIVLAGLIAYKMLPVAALPQVDYPTIRVMTLYPGASPQVMTSAVTAPLERQFGQMPGLSQMASTSSGGASVLTLRFNLDMNMDVAEQQVQAAINAASNLLPSDLPAPPVYNKVNPADTPVLTLAISSGTLPLPKLNDLVDTRVAQKIAQISGVGMVSIAGGQRQAVRIKVNVDALAANGLNLDDVRTLIGASNVNQPKGNFDGPTRVSMLDANDQLRSPDEYANLILKYNNGAPLRLKDVAEIVDGAENERLAAWANENHAVLLNIQRQPGANVIEVVDRIKQMLPSITDNLPAGLDVSVLTDRTQTIRAAVRDVQHELLFAIALVVMVTFVFLRRVSATIIPSIAVPLSLIGTFGVMYLAGFSINNLTLMALTIATGFVVDDAIVMLENISRHIEEGETPMQAALKGARQIGFTLISLTFSLIAVLIPLLFMADVVGRLFREFAITLAVAILISLVVSLTLTPMMCARLLKREPKEEEQSRFYRASGAWIDWLIERYSHALTWVLKHQPLTLLVAVASLALTVFLYIIVPKGFFPVQDTGVIQGISEAPQSISFNAMSERQQALSKVILQDPAVQSLSSYIGVDGDNATLNSGRLLINLKPHAERDVTASQVISRLQPQLDRLVGIRLFMQPVQDLSIEDRVSRTQYQFSLSSPDPDMLAEWSGKLVHALQQRPELTDVASDLQDKGLQVYLVIDRDMASRLGITVAQITNALYDAFGQRQISTIYTQASQYRVVLQSQAAASIGPQALESIHVKATDGGQVRLSALARIEQRQAQLAISHIGQFPAVMMSFNLGQGVSLGEAVQVIEQVQQDIGMPLGVQTRFQGAAEAFQASLSSTLLLILAAVVTMYIVLGVLYESYIHPVTILSTLPSAAVGALLALLLSGNDLGMIAIIGIILLIGIVKKNAIMMIDFALEAERHQGMTPHEAIYQAALLRFRPILMTTLAALFGALPLMLATGSGAELRQPLGLVMVGGLLVSQVLTLFTTPVIYLYFDRLARRWRPADDTAQAEA from the coding sequence ATGAACATCTCGCGGCTGTTCATCCTGCGCCCGGTCGCCACCACGCTGAGCATGCTGGCCATCGTCCTGGCCGGCCTGATCGCCTACAAGATGTTGCCGGTGGCGGCCTTGCCCCAGGTCGATTACCCGACCATCCGTGTCATGACCCTCTACCCGGGCGCCAGCCCTCAGGTGATGACCAGCGCGGTCACTGCGCCGCTGGAGCGCCAGTTCGGCCAGATGCCGGGCCTCAGCCAGATGGCCTCGACCAGTTCGGGCGGCGCTTCGGTGCTGACCCTGCGCTTCAACCTGGACATGAACATGGATGTCGCCGAGCAACAGGTCCAGGCTGCGATCAACGCCGCCAGCAACCTGCTGCCCAGCGACCTGCCGGCGCCGCCGGTGTACAACAAGGTCAACCCCGCCGATACCCCGGTGCTGACCCTGGCCATCAGCTCCGGCACCCTGCCACTGCCAAAGCTTAACGACTTGGTCGACACCCGCGTGGCGCAGAAGATCGCCCAGATCAGCGGTGTCGGCATGGTCAGCATCGCCGGCGGCCAGCGCCAGGCTGTGCGGATCAAGGTCAATGTCGATGCCCTGGCCGCCAACGGCCTGAACCTGGACGATGTACGCACTTTGATCGGCGCCTCCAACGTCAACCAGCCCAAGGGCAACTTCGATGGCCCGACCCGGGTGTCGATGCTCGATGCCAACGACCAGCTGCGTTCGCCCGACGAATACGCCAACCTGATCCTCAAGTACAACAACGGCGCACCGCTGCGCCTGAAGGACGTTGCCGAGATCGTCGACGGTGCCGAGAACGAACGGCTGGCGGCCTGGGCCAACGAAAACCACGCGGTGCTGCTGAACATCCAGCGCCAGCCCGGCGCCAATGTCATCGAAGTGGTCGACCGCATCAAGCAGATGCTGCCGTCGATCACCGACAACCTGCCGGCCGGCCTCGACGTCAGCGTGCTCACCGACCGTACCCAGACCATCCGCGCTGCGGTGCGCGATGTGCAGCACGAGCTGCTGTTCGCCATCGCCCTGGTGGTGATGGTGACCTTCGTCTTCCTGCGTCGGGTCAGCGCCACCATCATTCCGTCGATCGCCGTACCGCTGTCGCTGATCGGCACCTTCGGTGTGATGTACCTGGCCGGCTTTTCGATCAACAACCTGACCTTGATGGCCCTGACCATCGCCACGGGTTTCGTGGTGGACGACGCCATCGTCATGCTGGAGAACATTTCCCGGCACATCGAAGAAGGCGAAACGCCGATGCAGGCGGCGCTCAAAGGCGCCCGGCAGATCGGCTTCACCCTGATTTCGTTGACCTTCTCGCTGATCGCCGTGCTGATCCCGCTGCTGTTCATGGCCGATGTCGTCGGCCGGCTGTTCCGCGAGTTCGCCATCACCCTGGCGGTGGCTATCCTGATTTCGCTGGTGGTATCGCTCACGCTCACGCCGATGATGTGCGCGCGTTTGCTCAAGCGTGAACCCAAGGAAGAGGAGCAGAGCCGTTTCTACCGCGCCAGCGGTGCCTGGATCGACTGGCTGATCGAACGCTACAGCCACGCCCTGACCTGGGTGCTCAAGCACCAGCCGCTGACCTTGCTGGTGGCGGTGGCCTCGCTGGCGCTGACGGTGTTCCTCTACATCATCGTGCCCAAGGGCTTCTTCCCGGTGCAGGACACCGGGGTGATCCAGGGCATTTCCGAAGCCCCGCAATCCATCTCGTTCAACGCCATGAGCGAGCGCCAGCAGGCGCTGAGCAAGGTGATCCTGCAGGACCCGGCGGTACAGAGCCTGTCTTCGTACATTGGGGTGGACGGTGACAACGCCACGCTCAACAGCGGACGCCTGCTGATCAACCTCAAGCCCCATGCCGAACGTGATGTCACGGCCAGCCAGGTGATCAGCCGCCTGCAGCCGCAGCTCGACCGGCTGGTGGGTATTCGCCTGTTCATGCAGCCGGTACAGGACCTGAGCATCGAGGACCGGGTCAGCCGCACCCAGTACCAGTTCAGCCTGTCCTCGCCTGACCCGGACATGCTCGCCGAGTGGAGCGGCAAGCTGGTCCATGCCCTGCAACAGCGCCCTGAGCTCACCGACGTTGCCAGCGACCTGCAGGACAAAGGCCTGCAGGTGTACCTGGTGATCGACCGCGACATGGCCAGCCGCCTGGGCATCACCGTCGCGCAGATCACCAACGCCCTGTACGACGCCTTCGGCCAGCGGCAGATCTCGACCATCTACACCCAGGCCAGCCAGTACCGCGTGGTGCTGCAGTCGCAGGCAGCGGCCAGCATTGGTCCGCAGGCGCTGGAGTCGATCCACGTCAAGGCCACCGATGGCGGCCAGGTTCGCCTCTCGGCGCTGGCGCGCATCGAACAGCGCCAGGCACAGTTGGCCATTTCGCACATCGGCCAGTTCCCCGCCGTGATGATGTCCTTCAACCTCGGCCAGGGCGTGTCGTTGGGCGAAGCGGTGCAGGTGATCGAGCAGGTGCAGCAGGACATTGGCATGCCGTTGGGCGTGCAGACCCGCTTCCAGGGCGCCGCCGAAGCCTTCCAGGCCTCGCTGTCGAGCACCTTGCTGCTGATCCTCGCCGCCGTGGTGACCATGTACATCGTGCTCGGCGTGCTCTACGAGAGCTACATCCACCCGGTGACCATCCTCTCGACCCTGCCGTCGGCGGCAGTGGGCGCCTTGCTGGCGCTGCTGCTCAGCGGCAACGATCTGGGGATGATCGCCATCATCGGTATCATCCTGCTGATCGGTATCGTCAAGAAGAACGCGATCATGATGATCGATTTCGCCCTCGAGGCCGAGCGTCACCAGGGCATGACGCCGCATGAGGCGATCTACCAGGCGGCGCTGCTGCGTTTCCGGCCGATCCTGATGACCACCCTGGCGGCGCTGTTCGGTGCCTTGCCGCTGATGCTCGCCACGGGCTCCGGTGCCGAACTGCGCCAGCCGCTGGGCCTGGTGATGGTGGGCGGGCTGCTGGTCAGCCAGGTGCTGACGCTGTTCACCACGCCGGTCATCTACCTGTACTTCGACCGTCTGGCGCGCCGCTGGCGCCCGGCTGACGACACCGCGCAGGCCGAGGCATGA
- a CDS encoding MdtA/MuxA family multidrug efflux RND transporter periplasmic adaptor subunit, which translates to MQASASRSPRRWLFGLLILLLVALLAWWLWPAAAPTHKEQGVRMGKGGRPGFGASSDPVPVRVEPVRVGDFPLYYKALGTVTATNTVNVRSRVAGELVKIHFKEGQQVKAGDLLAEIDPRSYRIALQQAEGTLAQNQAQLKNAQVDLARYKGLYAEDSIAKQTLDTAEAQVAQFQGLVKTNQAAVNDARLNLEFTQIRAPISGRLGLRQLDLGNLVAANDTTALVVITQTEPINVAFTLPETELSTVLERYRSGARLPVEAWDRGDSKLQATGVLGSLDNQIDTTTGTLKFKGFFENKDLALFPNQFVNVRLLADTLKQVVLAPAAAIQFGNDGTFAYVVNGENKVNVRKLKVGASDGENSVILEGLKAGERLVLEGTDRLREGTQVEVVEDSSQVPTTPGQHLQGQEAKGSAQTGESSKAGA; encoded by the coding sequence ATGCAAGCTTCTGCCTCCCGTTCTCCCCGTCGCTGGCTGTTCGGCCTGCTGATCCTGCTGCTGGTGGCCTTGCTGGCCTGGTGGCTGTGGCCTGCCGCTGCCCCGACGCACAAGGAGCAGGGCGTGCGCATGGGCAAAGGCGGGCGCCCAGGCTTTGGTGCCTCCAGCGACCCGGTGCCGGTGCGCGTCGAGCCGGTGCGGGTCGGCGACTTCCCGCTCTACTACAAGGCGCTGGGTACGGTGACGGCGACCAACACGGTCAATGTTCGCAGCCGGGTGGCGGGTGAGTTGGTCAAGATCCACTTCAAGGAAGGGCAGCAGGTCAAGGCTGGCGACCTGCTGGCGGAAATCGACCCGCGTTCGTACCGTATCGCCCTTCAGCAGGCAGAGGGCACCCTGGCGCAGAACCAGGCGCAGTTGAAGAACGCTCAGGTCGACCTGGCCCGCTATAAAGGCCTGTATGCCGAAGACAGCATCGCCAAGCAGACCCTGGACACCGCCGAGGCTCAGGTGGCGCAGTTCCAGGGGCTGGTCAAGACCAACCAGGCGGCAGTCAATGACGCGCGCCTGAACCTCGAATTCACCCAGATCCGTGCACCGATCAGCGGTCGCCTGGGGCTGCGCCAGCTCGACCTGGGTAACCTGGTGGCAGCCAACGACACCACGGCGCTGGTGGTGATCACCCAGACCGAGCCGATCAACGTCGCCTTCACCCTCCCGGAAACCGAGCTGTCCACGGTGCTCGAGCGCTACCGCAGCGGCGCGCGCCTGCCGGTCGAAGCCTGGGACCGTGGCGACAGCAAGCTGCAGGCCACCGGCGTGCTCGGCAGCCTCGACAACCAGATCGACACCACCACCGGCACCCTGAAGTTCAAGGGTTTCTTCGAGAACAAGGACCTCGCCCTGTTCCCCAACCAGTTCGTCAACGTGCGCCTGCTGGCCGACACCCTCAAGCAGGTGGTGCTGGCCCCGGCGGCGGCGATCCAGTTCGGCAACGACGGCACCTTCGCCTATGTGGTCAACGGCGAGAACAAGGTCAATGTGCGCAAGCTCAAGGTCGGCGCCAGCGACGGCGAGAACAGTGTGATCCTGGAGGGCCTGAAGGCTGGCGAGCGTCTGGTGCTCGAAGGCACCGACCGCCTGCGCGAGGGCACCCAGGTCGAGGTGGTCGAAGACAGCTCGCAAGTCCCGACCACCCCTGGCCAGCACCTGCAAGGCCAGGAAGCCAAAGGTTCGGCCCAGACCGGTGAGTCGAGCAAGGCGGGCGCATGA
- a CDS encoding multidrug efflux RND transporter permease subunit, with product MNLSGPFIRRPVATMLLSLAIMLLGGVSFGLLPVSPLPQMDFPVIVVQASLPGASPEVMASTVATPLERKLGSIAGVSTLTSSSSQGSTRVIIGFDLGRDIDGAAREVQAAINATRNLLPSGMRSMPTYKKVNPSQAPIMVLSLTSDVLSKGQLYDLADTILSQSLSQVAGVGEVQIGGSSLPAVRIELEPQLLNQYGLALDDVRTAVANANQRRPMGFVEDAERNWQVRANDQLEKADDYKPLVIRQQNGAILRLADVAKVSDGVENRYNSGFFNDDAAVLLVVNRQTNANIIQTVQQIKDQLPALQSLLPASVKLNIAMDRSPVIKATLKEAEHTLLIAVVLVILVVYLFLGNLRASLIPSLAVPVSLVGTFAVMYLCGFSLNNLSLMALILATGLVVDDAIVVLENISRHIENGAKPMRAAFLGAKEVGFTLLSMNVSLVAVFVSILFMGGIVRGLFQEFSITLAAAILVSLLVSLTLTPMLCSRWLKPHAPQGQTRLQRWSDRVHQRMVEGYDKSLGWALRHRRLTLISLLATIVLNVALYVIVPKTLMPQQDTGQLQGFVRGDDGLSFTVMQPKMETYRRALLKDPAVQSVAGFIGGNSGTNNAFVLVRLKPIGERKENAQKVIERLRKELPKVPGGRLYLMADQDLQLGGGGRDQSTSQYLYTLQSGDLAALREWFPKVAAALRKLPELTAIDARDGAGTQQVTLVVDRDQAKRLGIDMDMVTAVLNNAYSQRQISTIYDSLNQYQVVMEINPKYAWDPSTLEQVQVITTDGARVPLSTIARYENSLANDRVSHEGQFASEDISFDVAEGYSVDQALAALEREVAKLGLPESVIAKLGGDADAFTKNAEGQPFMILGALVLVYLVLGILYESYIHPLTILSTLPSAGVGALLTLYLTGGEFSLISLLGLFLLIGVVKKNAILMIDLALQLERNEGLSPEESIRRACLLRLRPILMTTIAAILGALPLLLSQAEGAEMRQPLGLTIIGGLVFSQILTLYTTPVVYLYLDRARHRFNRWRGVRTDAALETPL from the coding sequence ATGAACCTTTCCGGTCCGTTCATTCGCAGGCCAGTAGCGACCATGCTGCTGAGCCTGGCGATCATGCTGCTGGGCGGTGTCAGCTTCGGGTTGCTGCCAGTGTCGCCGCTGCCACAGATGGACTTCCCGGTGATCGTGGTGCAGGCCAGCCTGCCGGGTGCGAGCCCCGAGGTGATGGCCTCGACTGTGGCAACGCCGCTGGAGCGCAAGCTGGGCAGCATCGCCGGGGTCAGCACCCTGACCAGTAGCTCCAGCCAGGGCTCGACGCGGGTGATCATCGGCTTCGACCTGGGGCGCGACATCGACGGTGCCGCGCGCGAGGTGCAGGCTGCGATCAACGCTACCCGCAACCTGTTGCCCAGTGGTATGCGCAGCATGCCGACCTACAAGAAGGTCAACCCGTCGCAGGCGCCGATCATGGTGCTGTCGCTGACCTCGGACGTATTGTCCAAAGGGCAGCTGTACGACCTTGCCGACACCATCCTCTCGCAGAGCCTGTCGCAGGTCGCCGGGGTAGGGGAGGTGCAGATCGGTGGCAGTTCGCTGCCGGCCGTGCGCATCGAACTCGAGCCGCAACTGCTCAATCAGTACGGCCTGGCCCTGGACGATGTACGCACCGCAGTGGCCAACGCCAACCAGCGTCGGCCCATGGGCTTCGTCGAGGACGCCGAACGCAACTGGCAGGTACGCGCCAACGACCAGCTGGAAAAGGCCGATGACTACAAGCCGCTGGTGATCCGCCAGCAGAACGGTGCGATCCTGCGCCTGGCCGATGTGGCCAAGGTCAGCGACGGCGTCGAGAACCGCTACAACAGCGGCTTCTTCAACGACGATGCGGCGGTGCTGCTGGTGGTCAACCGCCAGACAAACGCCAACATCATCCAGACCGTGCAACAGATCAAGGACCAGCTTCCGGCCCTGCAGTCGCTGCTGCCGGCCAGCGTCAAGCTCAACATCGCCATGGACCGCTCGCCAGTGATCAAGGCCACGCTCAAGGAAGCCGAGCACACCCTGCTGATCGCCGTGGTGCTGGTGATCCTGGTGGTCTACCTGTTCCTCGGCAACCTGCGCGCCTCGCTGATCCCGAGCCTCGCTGTGCCGGTGTCGCTGGTGGGCACCTTTGCGGTGATGTACCTGTGCGGCTTCTCGCTGAACAACCTGTCGCTGATGGCGCTGATCCTGGCCACGGGCCTGGTGGTGGACGATGCCATCGTGGTGCTGGAGAACATCTCCCGGCATATCGAGAACGGCGCCAAGCCCATGCGCGCGGCGTTCCTGGGCGCCAAGGAAGTGGGTTTCACCCTGCTGTCGATGAACGTTTCGCTGGTGGCCGTGTTCGTTTCCATCCTGTTCATGGGTGGCATCGTGCGCGGGTTGTTCCAGGAGTTCTCGATCACCCTGGCGGCGGCGATCCTGGTGTCGCTGCTGGTGTCCCTGACCCTCACGCCGATGCTCTGCTCGCGCTGGCTCAAGCCCCATGCGCCACAGGGCCAGACGCGCCTGCAGCGTTGGAGCGACCGGGTACACCAGCGCATGGTCGAGGGGTACGACAAGAGTCTGGGCTGGGCCTTGCGCCACCGGCGCCTGACCCTGATCAGCCTGCTGGCGACCATCGTGCTCAACGTTGCCCTGTACGTGATCGTGCCCAAGACCCTGATGCCACAGCAGGACACTGGCCAGCTGCAAGGCTTCGTGCGCGGTGATGACGGCCTGTCGTTCACCGTGATGCAACCGAAAATGGAAACCTACCGCCGTGCGCTGCTCAAGGACCCTGCGGTACAGAGCGTTGCCGGCTTCATCGGTGGCAACAGCGGCACCAACAATGCCTTCGTGCTGGTGCGCCTCAAGCCTATTGGCGAGCGCAAGGAAAACGCCCAGAAGGTCATCGAGCGGCTGCGCAAGGAGCTGCCCAAGGTGCCGGGCGGACGCCTCTATCTGATGGCCGACCAGGACCTGCAGCTCGGTGGCGGTGGCCGTGACCAGAGCACCTCGCAATACCTCTACACCCTGCAGAGCGGCGATCTGGCGGCCCTGCGCGAGTGGTTCCCGAAAGTGGCTGCGGCCTTGCGCAAGCTGCCCGAGCTGACCGCCATCGATGCCCGTGACGGTGCCGGCACCCAGCAGGTGACGCTGGTGGTCGATCGCGACCAGGCCAAGCGCCTGGGCATCGACATGGACATGGTCACCGCAGTCCTGAACAACGCCTACAGCCAGCGGCAGATCTCGACCATCTACGACAGCCTCAACCAGTATCAGGTGGTGATGGAGATCAACCCCAAGTACGCCTGGGACCCCAGTACGCTCGAGCAGGTGCAGGTGATTACCACCGATGGCGCGCGCGTGCCGCTGTCGACCATCGCCCGCTACGAGAACAGCCTGGCCAACGACCGTGTCAGCCACGAAGGGCAGTTCGCGTCCGAGGATATTTCCTTCGATGTCGCCGAGGGCTACAGCGTCGACCAGGCCCTGGCCGCGCTGGAGCGCGAGGTGGCCAAGCTGGGCCTTCCCGAGTCGGTGATCGCCAAGCTCGGTGGCGACGCCGATGCCTTCACCAAGAACGCCGAAGGCCAGCCGTTCATGATTCTCGGCGCCCTGGTGCTGGTGTACCTGGTGCTGGGCATTCTCTACGAAAGCTACATCCACCCGCTGACGATCCTCTCGACCCTGCCTTCGGCCGGCGTCGGTGCGCTGCTCACGCTGTACCTGACCGGCGGGGAATTCAGCCTGATTTCGTTGCTGGGCCTGTTCCTGCTGATCGGGGTGGTGAAGAAGAACGCCATTCTGATGATCGACCTGGCCCTGCAACTGGAACGCAACGAAGGCCTGTCGCCGGAAGAGTCGATCCGCCGCGCCTGCCTGCTGCGCCTGCGGCCGATCCTGATGACCACCATCGCTGCCATCCTCGGTGCGCTGCCGCTGCTGCTCAGCCAGGCCGAAGGCGCGGAAATGCGTCAGCCGCTGGGCCTGACCATCATCGGTGGCCTGGTCTTCAGCCAGATCCTCACCCTCTACACCACGCCGGTGGTCTACCTGTACCTGGACCGCGCGCGCCACCGTTTCAACCGTTGGCGCGGCGTGCGCACCGACGCCGCCCTGGAAACCCCGCTATGA
- a CDS encoding efflux transporter outer membrane subunit: protein MNFAQTPLHRALQLLTRGRGSRLLGAGLCVAMLSACTLSPDYHRPEVSSPAQFKQAEGWTQANPSDAIARGAWWELYGDKGLNALVEELNRSNQTVAQYEAQYRQAQALVRSSRASLFPSLNLTTSKNRSAQGTGSSSSSLSNNSSGIRDTYNAQLGVSWEIDLWGKLRETMNANESSAEASLADMAAIRLSQQSELVQNYLQLRVIDEQKRLLEATVAAYERSLRMNQNQYRAGVAGPDAVAQARTQLKSTQADLIDLAWQRAQYENAIAVLMGKAPAEFSLAASNDIPALPPIPVSLPSQLLERRPDIASAERKVMAANSNIGVSRAAYFPDLSLSMNGGYSSSSFNNWIELPNRYWSVGPQLALTLFDAGKRSAEVDRTVAVYDQTVAQYRQTVLDGFKEVENYMVQLKVYADEAVVRQEALDAARESLRLTENQYRAGLIGYLDVVNVQTTALSNERSVLNLLQGRLVASVQLIAALGGGWEAGPAFAEADKQ, encoded by the coding sequence ATGAACTTTGCCCAGACCCCGCTGCACCGTGCCCTGCAACTGCTGACCCGTGGCCGTGGCTCGCGCCTGCTCGGTGCCGGCCTGTGCGTGGCGATGCTCAGCGCCTGTACCCTGAGCCCGGATTATCATCGCCCGGAGGTCAGCAGCCCGGCGCAGTTCAAGCAGGCCGAGGGCTGGACCCAGGCCAACCCGTCGGATGCCATCGCCCGCGGTGCCTGGTGGGAGCTGTACGGCGACAAGGGCTTGAACGCTTTGGTCGAGGAGCTCAACCGCAGCAACCAGACGGTTGCCCAGTACGAAGCGCAGTACCGTCAGGCCCAGGCCCTGGTACGCAGCAGCCGCGCCTCGCTGTTCCCGTCGCTGAACCTCACCACCAGCAAGAACCGTTCAGCCCAGGGCACCGGCAGCTCCAGCTCCAGCCTGTCGAACAACAGCAGCGGCATTCGCGACACCTACAACGCGCAGTTGGGCGTGAGCTGGGAGATCGACCTCTGGGGCAAGTTGCGCGAGACCATGAACGCCAATGAGTCCAGCGCCGAGGCCAGCCTGGCCGACATGGCGGCGATCCGTCTGAGCCAACAGTCGGAGCTGGTGCAGAACTACCTGCAACTGCGCGTCATCGACGAGCAGAAGCGCTTGCTCGAAGCCACCGTGGCCGCCTACGAGCGCTCGTTGCGAATGAACCAGAACCAGTACCGTGCAGGCGTCGCCGGCCCCGATGCCGTCGCTCAGGCGCGTACCCAGCTCAAGAGCACCCAGGCCGACCTGATCGACCTGGCCTGGCAGCGCGCCCAGTATGAAAACGCCATCGCCGTACTCATGGGCAAGGCGCCTGCCGAGTTCTCGCTGGCTGCCAGCAATGATATTCCGGCGCTGCCGCCGATCCCGGTAAGCCTGCCGTCGCAGTTGCTGGAGCGCCGCCCGGACATCGCCTCGGCGGAGCGCAAGGTGATGGCGGCCAACTCGAACATTGGTGTGTCGCGCGCAGCCTATTTCCCCGACCTGTCGTTGAGCATGAACGGCGGCTATTCGAGCAGCAGCTTCAACAACTGGATCGAGCTGCCGAACCGCTACTGGTCGGTCGGGCCACAACTGGCGCTGACCCTGTTCGATGCCGGCAAGCGCAGCGCCGAGGTGGACCGCACCGTGGCGGTCTACGACCAGACCGTGGCGCAGTATCGGCAGACCGTGCTCGATGGCTTCAAGGAGGTCGAGAACTACATGGTGCAACTGAAGGTGTATGCCGACGAAGCCGTGGTCCGCCAGGAGGCGCTGGATGCTGCCCGCGAGTCGTTGCGCCTGACCGAGAACCAGTACCGCGCCGGGCTGATCGGCTACCTGGACGTGGTGAACGTGCAGACCACAGCGCTGAGTAACGAGCGCAGTGTGCTGAATCTGCTGCAGGGTCGCCTGGTGGCCAGTGTGCAGTTGATCGCGGCATTGGGTGGCGGCTGGGAGGCGGGGCCGGCTTTCGCCGAGGCTGACAAACAGTAA
- a CDS encoding serine/threonine transporter has translation MNEQAQSVEQRFESTQQATLGSWSRQDTTWMLGLFGTAIGAGTLFLPINAGLGGFWPLLILAVLAFPMTYYAHRALTRFVLSGSKGGDITEVVEEHFGITAGALITVLYFFAIFPILLIYSVALTNTVASFMEHQLHMTPPPRAILSFVLILGLLAIVRCGEQATVKVMSLLVYPFIVALALLALYLVPHWNGGILDTAGQLPSGSAFVHTLWLAIPVMVFSFNHSPIISAFAVDQKRRYGDHADERSGQILARAHLLMVVMVLFFVFSCVLTLSSAQLAEAKAQNLSILSYLANHFSNPAIAFAAPLIAFVAIAKSFLGHYIGASEGLKGIIVKTGLRPGAKALDRVVAALMLVVCWIVATLNPSILGMIESLGGPILAVLLFLMPMYAIRRVPSMRKYSGAMSNLFVLVIGLVALSSVVYGLLN, from the coding sequence ATGAATGAGCAGGCCCAAAGCGTTGAACAACGCTTCGAATCGACCCAACAAGCCACCCTCGGTAGCTGGTCGCGTCAAGACACCACCTGGATGCTGGGCCTGTTCGGCACGGCCATCGGCGCAGGTACGCTGTTCCTGCCGATCAACGCCGGCCTCGGCGGTTTCTGGCCGCTGCTGATCCTGGCCGTGCTGGCCTTCCCCATGACCTACTACGCACACCGTGCGCTGACCCGCTTCGTGCTGTCCGGCAGCAAGGGCGGCGATATCACCGAGGTGGTCGAGGAGCATTTCGGCATCACTGCCGGTGCGCTGATCACCGTGCTGTATTTCTTTGCCATCTTCCCGATCCTGCTGATCTACAGCGTGGCGCTGACCAACACGGTCGCAAGCTTCATGGAGCACCAGTTGCACATGACGCCACCGCCCCGGGCGATCCTCTCGTTCGTGCTGATCCTCGGCCTGCTGGCCATCGTGCGCTGCGGTGAGCAGGCCACGGTCAAGGTCATGAGCCTGCTGGTGTATCCCTTCATCGTCGCCCTGGCGCTGCTGGCCCTGTACCTGGTGCCGCACTGGAATGGTGGCATTCTCGATACGGCTGGCCAGTTGCCGTCTGGCTCGGCGTTCGTGCACACCCTGTGGCTGGCGATCCCTGTAATGGTGTTCTCGTTCAATCACTCGCCGATCATCTCGGCCTTCGCGGTCGACCAGAAGCGTCGCTATGGCGATCATGCCGATGAGCGCAGCGGGCAGATCCTGGCCCGTGCCCACCTGCTGATGGTGGTGATGGTGCTGTTCTTCGTGTTCAGTTGCGTACTGACCCTGAGCAGCGCGCAACTGGCCGAGGCCAAGGCGCAGAACCTGTCGATCCTGTCGTACCTGGCCAACCACTTCAGCAATCCGGCCATCGCCTTTGCTGCGCCGCTGATCGCTTTTGTCGCGATTGCCAAGTCGTTCCTGGGCCACTACATCGGTGCCAGCGAAGGCCTCAAGGGCATCATCGTCAAGACCGGCCTGCGCCCGGGCGCCAAGGCCCTGGACCGCGTGGTCGCGGCACTGATGCTGGTGGTGTGCTGGATCGTCGCCACGCTCAATCCGAGCATTCTGGGCATGATCGAGTCGCTGGGCGGGCCGATCCTCGCGGTGCTGCTGTTCCTGATGCCGATGTACGCCATCCGCCGTGTGCCGTCGATGCGCAAGTACAGCGGCGCGATGTCCAACCTCTTCGTCCTGGTGATCGGCCTGGTGGCCCTGAGCTCGGTGGTCTACGGCCTGCTGAACTGA
- the tpx gene encoding thiol peroxidase, producing MAQVTLKGNPVQVKGELPKVGAQAPAFSLVGEGLADKSLKDYAGKRKVLNIFPSVDTPTCATSVRKFNAQANDLTNTVVLCISADLPFAQARFCGAEGLENVKNLSTLRGREFIENYGVAIADGPLAGLTARAVVVLDENDKVLHAELVGEIADEPNYEAALAVLK from the coding sequence ATGGCTCAAGTGACTCTCAAAGGCAACCCGGTTCAGGTCAAGGGCGAGCTGCCCAAGGTCGGTGCCCAGGCGCCTGCCTTTTCCCTGGTCGGCGAAGGCCTGGCCGACAAGTCGCTGAAGGACTATGCCGGCAAGCGCAAGGTGCTGAACATCTTCCCGAGCGTCGACACCCCGACCTGCGCCACCTCGGTGCGCAAGTTCAATGCCCAGGCCAATGACCTGACCAACACCGTGGTGCTGTGCATCTCGGCCGACCTGCCGTTCGCCCAGGCCCGCTTCTGCGGCGCCGAAGGCCTGGAGAATGTAAAGAACCTGTCGACCCTGCGTGGTCGTGAGTTCATCGAGAACTACGGCGTTGCCATCGCCGACGGCCCGCTGGCCGGCCTGACCGCCCGCGCCGTGGTGGTGCTGGATGAAAACGACAAGGTGCTGCACGCCGAGCTGGTCGGGGAAATTGCCGACGAGCCGAACTACGAGGCGGCTCTGGCTGTCCTGAAGTAA